From the Salinimicrobium tongyeongense genome, one window contains:
- a CDS encoding DUF4296 domain-containing protein codes for MKKLLLIFMVFSVLVSCQEITRSSKPDNLIPEDKMVEVLTEISLLHGARSYNKALMEEKGINAYPYLTKKYGIDSTQLAQSNEYYAQNYRQYEKIYERVKENLELLMADYDSIREANEKVRDSLRKRPENDTLIRRGFSRDTSGMLEPDPRLPMPVSKSRVQR; via the coding sequence CCGTGTTGGTTTCCTGTCAGGAGATCACCCGCAGCTCAAAACCCGATAATCTCATTCCTGAAGATAAGATGGTTGAGGTGCTCACAGAAATTTCCCTGCTCCACGGGGCAAGGTCGTATAACAAGGCACTCATGGAAGAAAAAGGAATTAATGCATACCCTTACCTTACAAAAAAGTACGGGATAGACAGTACGCAGCTGGCACAAAGTAATGAATATTACGCCCAGAACTACAGACAGTACGAAAAAATTTATGAGCGGGTAAAGGAAAATCTTGAACTGTTAATGGCCGATTATGACTCTATTAGGGAGGCCAATGAAAAAGTGAGGGATTCCCTTAGAAAAAGGCCTGAAAATGACACTTTGATACGGCGCGGGTTTAGCAGGGATACATCAGGAATGCTTGAGCCCGATCCCAGGCTTCCCATGCCTGTTTCGAAAAGCCGGGTTCAGCGTTAA